Part of the Acidimicrobiales bacterium genome, CGCTCGGCGCTGACGACCTGCGGGAGCTGGTGCGTCGGGGCCTCACCCGTGAGGCCGCCGAGGCCGATGACGACGCCGTGGAGCACCTGGTCGACCAGGCCGACGGCGACGCCCGGGTCGTGCTCAATTCCCTGGAGGTGGCCTTGGCGTTGGCCGCCCGCCGCGCCGAAGATGACTCGGCCGGGGGCGGAGGGCTGCGTCGGGTCACGCTGGACGACGCCGAGGCGGCGCGGGGGACCAGAGCTCTCCGGTACGGGGAGGACGACCACTACGACATCATCAGCGCCTTCATCAAGAGCGTCCGAGGCTCGGACCCCGACGCCGGGCTGTACTGGTTGACCCGCATGTTGGAGGCGGGCGAGGACGCTCGCTTCATCGCCCGACGCCTGGTGATCCTGGCCAGTGAGGACATCGGCATGGCCGACCCGCAGGCCCTGGTCGTCGCCGACGCCGCGGCCCGAGCCGTCGAGTTCGTCGGGTTGCCGGAGGCCGGCCTCAACCTCGCCCAGGCGGTGGTCCACCTGGCCTCGGCGCCCAAGTCGAACCGGGTCACGGTCGCCCTCACCCGGGCCCGCGAGGACGTGCAGCGCCTACCGGCGGGCGCGGTGCCTGCTCGGCTCAGAGACGGCAGCTACCGCGGCGCGCAACGCCTGGGCCACGGACAGGGCTACGAGTATCCCCACGACGACGAGAGCGGGTGGGTGCGCCAGGAGTACCGTCCCCCCGAGGTCGCCGGGCATCGCTATTACGAGCCGTCGGAACACGGAGCGGAAGCGCAGGTGGGCGAGCGGCTGCGGGAGCTCTGGGGCCCTCAGGGCGGGGATTTACACCAGGCTGTCGAAGGACCCCGACGGGACCCGGACAGCGACGAGCCGCCAACCTAAGGACTGCACAGCGTCAGCTCGGAGTGTCGGCGTGCGGCTCGGGCTCCGTGGGCGGCTTGTGGCGAGCTCGGGAGGTCAGGCGGGGAGAGCGATCCAACCTCTCGAGCCCGTTCCAGGCCACGTTGACGAGGTGAGCAGCGACCACCTCCCGCTTGGGCTTGCGCGCATCCAACCACCACTGTCCGGTGAACACGACCATGCCCACCAGGGAGTGCGCGTAGATGGGGGCGAGCTTGGGGTCGTAGCCACGGGCCTTGAACATGTCGGCGACGATCGGTTGCACCTGGTTCACGACCTCGTTGAGCACGCTGGCGAAGTTTCCCGTAGCGGAGGGAACCGGGGACTCCCTCACCAGGATGCGGAAGCCGTCGGTGTGTTCCTCGACATACTCGAGCAGAGCGAGCGCGGCCCGCTCCAACAGCTCGCGGGGATTGCTCGCCTCGAGGGTCGCCAGGATGGTCTCGAGGAGCCGGCTCACCTCGCGGTCGACGACCACGGCGTAGAGGCCCTCCTTGCCGCCAAAGTGCTCGTAGACCACGGGCTTGGACACCCCCGCCTTCGCCGCGATCTCCTCGATCGACGCCCCGTCGTAGGCCCGCTCGGCGAAGACGGATCGACCGACCTCGAGCAGCTGCTCCCGTCTCTGGCTTCCGGTCATCCGCACTCTGGCCACTGCCCCTCCAGGGCTGGCGACTGGCCCCGCCCAGCAGCTACGGTAGCGTAACCTACGCTACCGTAGGCTGCTGGGAGGGAGCCCATGAACGATTCCGGTCTGCTGAGCGAGCTCACACCTGCCGCCGAGCGCCTGCTCGAGCGTCACCTGCGGACCGCCAAGGAGTGGTTTCCGCACGAGCTGGTGCCCTGGAGCAGGGGCCGCGACTTCGTACGCGGGGAGCCTGTGTCGCTGGAGAAGCTGCCCAGCGGTGTCCGAAGCGCCCTGTTCGTCAACCTTCTCACCGAGGACAATCTGCCCTATTACTTCAGTGCTATCGAGCAGATGTTCGGCAGCGACGGGGCGTGGGGCACCTGGGTGAGGCGGTGGACGGCCGAGGAGGGACGGCACTCCATCGTCATCCGCGACTACCTGACCATCACCCGCCAGATCGATCCGGTGCTGCTCGAGCGGGCGAGGATGGCCCAGGTCTGCGGGGGCGAGGCCCCTCAGCCGACAACAGCGGCCGACACGTTCGCCTACCTCACCCTTCAGGAGCTGGCCACCCGCATCGCCCACCACAACACCGGCAAGTCCCTCGACGATCCTGCGGGCTATGAGGTGATGAAGCGGGTGGCGGCCGATGAGAACCTCCACTTTCTCTTCTATCGAGACCTGGTGTCAGCCGCCTTGGAGGTCGACCCGTCCGGGACCGTCGAGGCCATCGCTCGCCAGGTGATGAACTTCGACATGCCCGGCGTGGGCATCGTGGGGTTCGCCGAGCACGCACGAGCGATTGCCAGGGAGCGGATCTACGACCTGGCCATCCACTACGAGGGGATCTTGGAGCCGCTTGTTTCGCGTCACTGGAGCCTGGAGGCATGTGGGGGGCTGACCGCTCAGGCCCAGGCGACACTCGATCGCCTCATGCGGTACTTGAGTCGCTTCCGGCGGGCCGCCTGCAGAATTGCCGAGCGCCATGCCGAGGGGCTGGTGGCCACGGCACCCCGGTCTGAGGTCGTCGACACCACGAACGCGTAGCTGCAGAGGCATGCTCGAGCGCCGTGGGGCGAGGCGGGCTTACCCGCCGCAGCTGGATGTCGTCGTCGAGGACGCGGCAGCGAAGCTGATCGTGCCCTTCTGGAAGTTGCTCACGCGCCCACCGGCGACGGCGAGCTCGTCGCTGATCGGATAGCCGAGGCATCCCGTCTCCCAGCCGAGGCTCGCCCACTTGTCTCGGATCAGCCCGTGTACCTCGTGTGCCGCCGTCGCCGGGGTCCAGTAGATCGAACCGGCAAGGCTGAAGTGATTGAAGCGCCCGACGCCGTCGGGTGTGCCGCGCTCGTCGGTGGCGGGGAAGCCGAGGACGCTGTTCTCCCAGCCCATCGCGCCCCACTTGTCGAGGATCGCCCCGTGGATCGAATTCGCACCAGTTGATCCCGTCCAGTAGATGGCGCCGTGCCCGCTGAAGAAGTTGAAGCGGCCGGCCTTGTTCGGCGTGACGCTCTCGTCCATGACGGGATAACCGAGCACGCCGCGTTCCCAGCCCATGGCAGACCACTTGTCCCTGATCGCCCCGTGCACCTCGTGCGCCTGGGTGTTGGGTGTCCAGTAGATCGAGCCGTTGTTGGCGAAATGGTTGAATCGCCCGACACCGTCAGGGGTACCGCTCTCGTCGGTGATCGGGTAGCCGACGACGCTGTGCTCCCAGCCCATGGCGGCCCAATGGTTGAGGATCGCGCCGTGGATGGACCACGCCCCGGTGTTAGGAGTCCAGTAGATGGCCCAGCCGTTGCTGAAGTAGTTGTACCGGCCGATCCCATCTGGAGTCGGCGACTCGTTGGTGATGGGATTGCCCAGCACGTTGGGTCCGCCGAGAGCGTTGTACTTGTCCCGTATGGCCCCGCACACCTGATCTGCCCCGACAAACGAGCAGTTCGAGGCGCCGAGCGCCCCATTGATGTAGTTGAGCATGTCGACGCCGTCGCCACAGGGGTTTCCGATGGCCGGCGGCTGTCCCGGCAGCGGGCACCAGAACCCGATCTCGAGGTGCGGTCCCGTCGAGATGCCGACGATCCCGGCGCCGATGCTGGACACCTGTTGCCCGTTCGCCACGCCCCCGCCTCGTACGAGACCGTCGGGTCCAGCATGGCCGTAATAGACGAACCGACCGGCGAGCGGTCCGGTATTGATCTGGACGATCGGAGCCCATTGCCCGAACCCGTTGATGCCGTTCCCGACGACGGCACCGTCTCCCATGGCGCACTCCGGTGTGTCCGGTGGCGCCGCATAGTCGACCCCCTGATCCGGACTCCCGTTGACGAGGTATTGCCTGGGAAGGGGCAACCCTCCGCCATTCCCGCCGAATCCACAGGGTGACGTGGCTGCGGCAAGGTGCCCGTGCACCGCGGATTGAGACTGCGACTGACCGCTGCCGCTCGTGGCGACGACGGTCTGCTCGAGGGCAAACCCCGATACGCCCGCGGTGACAAGCATGATCAGTCCCGCGAAAATGAACGCGCCAAGTCGACGCCAAACAGAAAGTTGCATCCCCCCCGGGTCTCCGCCCTGGTTGAGTGATCCGCCACGCAACAATTGGACGGATCAATGCTACGAAAGGCTACGTTAAAGCAATCGCCTGTTCTTGCAAGGCCTTGCCCGTTTTACCCTTATATGGAGGTACTTCGCTACCAACGATTACTAGGAGGCAGGCCAATGATCGGCGTTCTCGGGCTTGAGCGGGACACTTCCCGGGCAGCTCGTTTAGGGTCGTGACCCGCCGGCAGCGTCCACGGCCTGGGTCGCCATCTCGATCTGCGAGGTGCCTTGCGTCTCCTCGAGCACCAGCCGGGATCCCGCCGCCGAGTCGCCGCTGAAGGCGGCGGGGCAGTCGCGGACGAACTGTTGGAGCTGGCGTAGACCGTCGGCGAGATGTCCGGCGGCGACGGGATCGGGCGGCGGGGGGATGGTCAGGGCCGTCTGGACGGCCGAGCCGAGCTGACTGCAGCCGGACTTCAGCTGGTCGGCCGTGCCCGAGCCTCTGCCAAGTTGCGTCGCCTGGTCGCTCAACGCCCGCAGTGCGGCGAGATGGGCGGCTCCCCATGCCCGCACGGCGTTCGTCGCGGCCGGAGGCGGGTTATCGGCGTGAATCGTGGTCACCGTGACGCCACAGGCGCCAGGAACACAGGGGTTCCCGCCCGGCTGGGACGCCTGAGATTGGCTCGAGGTGTGCGGGCTCGTGTTGCTTTGGCTGGCGCTGCACGCGGCGAGAAACAGGCTCCCGCAGACGGCCGCCGCCACCCATTGGTGCGTCCTCACCTGGTCTCCCCCTTGTCGTCTGACTTGAGCGTACCGCCCTACTGCGCGGTACTA contains:
- a CDS encoding replication-associated recombination protein A, coding for MTPRPPQERGARTGPGLFDAALEERLARQAPLAARLRPRTLDEVVGQDHLLRPGAPLRALIETDRLSSVILWGPPGTGKTTLARLVAESSEKAFVPLSAVTAGVKDVREVVDGARRRLAEHGQGTILFLDEVHRFNKAQQDALLPSVEDGTLVLIGATTENPFFEVNAPLMSRSSLFRLDPLGADDLRELVRRGLTREAAEADDDAVEHLVDQADGDARVVLNSLEVALALAARRAEDDSAGGGGLRRVTLDDAEAARGTRALRYGEDDHYDIISAFIKSVRGSDPDAGLYWLTRMLEAGEDARFIARRLVILASEDIGMADPQALVVADAAARAVEFVGLPEAGLNLAQAVVHLASAPKSNRVTVALTRAREDVQRLPAGAVPARLRDGSYRGAQRLGHGQGYEYPHDDESGWVRQEYRPPEVAGHRYYEPSEHGAEAQVGERLRELWGPQGGDLHQAVEGPRRDPDSDEPPT
- a CDS encoding TetR/AcrR family transcriptional regulator, translated to MTGSQRREQLLEVGRSVFAERAYDGASIEEIAAKAGVSKPVVYEHFGGKEGLYAVVVDREVSRLLETILATLEASNPRELLERAALALLEYVEEHTDGFRILVRESPVPSATGNFASVLNEVVNQVQPIVADMFKARGYDPKLAPIYAHSLVGMVVFTGQWWLDARKPKREVVAAHLVNVAWNGLERLDRSPRLTSRARHKPPTEPEPHADTPS
- a CDS encoding acyl-ACP desaturase, giving the protein MNDSGLLSELTPAAERLLERHLRTAKEWFPHELVPWSRGRDFVRGEPVSLEKLPSGVRSALFVNLLTEDNLPYYFSAIEQMFGSDGAWGTWVRRWTAEEGRHSIVIRDYLTITRQIDPVLLERARMAQVCGGEAPQPTTAADTFAYLTLQELATRIAHHNTGKSLDDPAGYEVMKRVAADENLHFLFYRDLVSAALEVDPSGTVEAIARQVMNFDMPGVGIVGFAEHARAIARERIYDLAIHYEGILEPLVSRHWSLEACGGLTAQAQATLDRLMRYLSRFRRAACRIAERHAEGLVATAPRSEVVDTTNA